A genomic region of Deinococcus aquaedulcis contains the following coding sequences:
- the metK gene encoding methionine adenosyltransferase, translating to MRKYYTSESVSEGHPDKLADFISDSILDEFLRQEPESRVAVETLLTTGMAVVAGEVTAKTARVDVQKTVRDAVMKVGYTRANYGFDAEYSAVLVSLHEQSPEIAGGVNHSEEWRGMSEEERARPENAASEVGAGDQGLMFGYATDETPELMPLPISLAHRLTRRLAELRKAAQAAREAQLRGEALSEAQTQALHFGYLRPDAKAQVTVVRDGEPHEATETLVDTVVISTQHHEDVTQAQIRADLIEHVVRAVIPAELLTDETKYFINPSGRFVIGGPHGDTGLTGRKIIVDTYGGAVPHGGGAFSGKDPTKVDRSGAYYARFIAKNIVAAGLARRALVEVAYAIGRAAPVSLRVDTYGTGTVSDEKLAALVRAHFDARPQAIIAELGLRRPIYAQTAAYGHFGRPEFPWESTHKAEALKVAAQG from the coding sequence ATGCGGAAGTACTACACCTCGGAATCGGTGTCCGAAGGGCACCCCGACAAGCTGGCCGACTTTATCTCGGACAGCATTCTCGACGAGTTCCTGCGCCAGGAACCCGAAAGCCGCGTGGCGGTCGAAACGCTGCTGACCACCGGCATGGCCGTGGTGGCGGGTGAAGTGACCGCCAAGACGGCGCGGGTGGACGTGCAGAAAACCGTGCGTGACGCCGTGATGAAGGTGGGCTACACCCGCGCGAACTACGGCTTTGACGCCGAGTACAGCGCGGTGCTGGTCAGCCTGCACGAGCAGAGCCCGGAAATTGCCGGCGGCGTGAACCACAGTGAAGAGTGGCGCGGCATGTCTGAAGAGGAGCGCGCCCGCCCCGAGAATGCCGCCTCCGAGGTGGGGGCCGGCGACCAGGGCCTGATGTTCGGCTACGCCACCGATGAAACGCCCGAGCTGATGCCGCTGCCGATCTCGCTCGCGCACCGCCTGACGCGGCGCCTGGCCGAGCTGCGCAAGGCCGCCCAGGCCGCCCGCGAGGCCCAGCTGCGCGGCGAGGCGCTGTCGGAGGCGCAGACCCAGGCCCTGCACTTTGGCTACCTGCGCCCCGACGCCAAGGCCCAGGTGACTGTGGTGCGCGACGGCGAGCCGCACGAGGCCACCGAGACCCTGGTGGACACCGTGGTGATCAGCACCCAGCACCACGAGGACGTGACCCAGGCGCAGATTCGCGCCGACCTGATTGAGCACGTGGTCCGCGCCGTGATTCCGGCTGAGCTGCTGACCGATGAAACCAAGTATTTCATCAACCCGTCCGGTCGCTTTGTGATCGGCGGGCCTCACGGCGACACCGGCCTGACTGGGCGCAAGATCATCGTGGACACCTATGGCGGCGCGGTGCCGCACGGCGGCGGGGCCTTTTCGGGCAAGGACCCCACGAAGGTGGACCGCTCCGGGGCGTACTACGCCCGCTTTATCGCCAAGAACATCGTGGCCGCCGGGCTGGCCCGCCGCGCGCTGGTGGAGGTGGCCTACGCCATCGGCCGCGCCGCGCCCGTGAGCCTGCGCGTGGACACCTACGGCACCGGCACCGTCAGCGATGAGAAACTCGCGGCCCTGGTGCGCGCCCACTTTGACGCCCGCCCCCAGGCGATCATTGCCGAACTGGGCCTGCGCCGCCCCATCTACGCCCAGACCGCCGCGTATGGGCACTTTGGCCGCCCGGAATTCCCCTGGGAAAGCACCCACAAGGCCGAGGCCCTGAAGGTCGCTGCGCAGGGCTAA
- the coaD gene encoding pantetheine-phosphate adenylyltransferase — protein sequence MNAVFPGSFDPITSGHMDVLTRAAKIFEHVTVTVMHNARKQGRHLFTLEERLAILREATAHLPNVSVDTFGGLLVDYMAQQKKGIIIRGLRAVSDYEYELQIAHLNRQIGEVETVFIMAATRWSFVSSSMVREIASYGGDISEMVPRASAAALRRKHADVYAEREAEQAARS from the coding sequence ATGAACGCCGTCTTTCCCGGCTCCTTCGATCCCATCACCAGCGGGCACATGGACGTGCTCACGCGCGCCGCGAAGATCTTCGAGCATGTGACCGTCACGGTCATGCACAACGCGCGCAAGCAGGGCCGTCACCTGTTCACCCTGGAGGAGCGGCTCGCCATTCTGCGGGAGGCCACTGCCCACCTGCCCAACGTCAGCGTGGACACCTTCGGCGGGTTGCTGGTGGACTACATGGCGCAGCAGAAAAAGGGCATCATCATCCGTGGCCTGCGCGCGGTGAGCGACTACGAGTACGAACTGCAGATCGCGCACTTGAACCGGCAGATTGGCGAGGTGGAAACGGTGTTCATCATGGCCGCCACCCGCTGGAGCTTTGTCAGTTCCTCGATGGTGCGCGAAATCGCCAGCTACGGCGGCGACATCAGCGAGATGGTGCCGCGCGCCAGCGCCGCCGCCCTGCGCCGCAAGCACGCCGACGTGTACGCCGAACGGGAAGCAGAGCAGGCCGCCCGCAGCTGA
- a CDS encoding BTAD domain-containing putative transcriptional regulator: MFAPQHAIPRPMKHELPRAGLLVHLHAETDVALLALVAPSGYGKTTLLAQHARRAARPLAWLTLREADAEPLALGEALAAALQQALPGLALPHWTQARTQGASPEGAARALAHDLAGASANVDVVLDGADVLGADSAQWLDAWLDALPEGHRLLLSARAEPPLGLARRAAQGGAQLLGAAELAFSPEETQAYLSARGHKAHGHTEPAAELHAHLEGWPVGVALVASGAAPHLTPADLLRDVLRALPAAVRAALPEAAVLPVWSEGAAQALGLALPPGWLREVRRVGVPLTPLGAGSWRPLALVHAALDAELTAQPGRAQQLHARAAQDAQASGDGLRALRHWRAAGNHPQAAQLAEELVTVYEARWEFRLVREVLDGGHAGGGGPAETSRTLRRALGQALFETGEAARGEALLRALYAENDSPEPALLFSLGVLAARAGQPGHQLAWAEEGLRAGPAEPDHTRLLRLKASAQLALGQLQAGLDTALEAARHAEQGRALGELGAALTVAQAAYRYLGQPVACEHALRRALDVYAALDMPGRSLVLHNDLADLLRTQGRLGEALGLLRAALPVAARERSVMAPFLHETLGEVLFEQGDWAGSAAQVQAALEGCAAFGLGALPPRLWPKLAEVRLRAGDPGGAAEALAWGELCLGAGGPEAESAWAQSAALLALEEGDLPRAEAQLARVLALAASDEAVRRAGLYGLAVRQRQGTLLPGDLHTLPALLRGLPGVDAALGAELAQQPATPLPAAAPAGPALSVRTCGALAVRVDGEAVPMPLSKSGELLVYLALHGPSTRDQLVDALWDGSAERRHVEYFKVAARQLRAALSRPAGVTFNPLPFEGGRYGLAPEFALAVDVSTLRRALDGGDPEALQAAFATLQGPFLPEVDTEWAELRRTEYSGDALTAALTLGEWLRAREPRAALPLYRQATVLDPLATAAWQGLARTLLGLGERTAAQQTYAQYCRTLAQELAAEPELPFDAFVQAGV, from the coding sequence GTGTTTGCCCCGCAGCACGCCATTCCCCGCCCCATGAAACACGAGTTGCCGCGCGCCGGGCTGCTGGTGCACCTGCACGCCGAGACCGATGTGGCCCTGCTGGCCCTGGTGGCCCCCAGCGGCTACGGCAAGACCACCCTGCTGGCCCAGCACGCCCGCCGCGCCGCGCGCCCCCTGGCGTGGCTGACGCTGCGGGAGGCCGACGCCGAACCCCTGGCGCTGGGCGAGGCGCTGGCGGCGGCGCTGCAGCAGGCCCTGCCGGGGCTGGCGCTGCCGCACTGGACCCAGGCGCGCACCCAGGGCGCCTCGCCCGAAGGCGCGGCCCGCGCCCTGGCCCACGATCTGGCCGGAGCCAGCGCCAACGTGGACGTGGTGCTGGACGGCGCCGATGTGCTGGGTGCCGACAGCGCGCAGTGGCTGGACGCGTGGCTGGACGCCCTGCCCGAAGGCCACCGCCTGCTGCTCTCGGCGCGCGCCGAGCCGCCCCTGGGCCTGGCCCGGCGGGCCGCGCAGGGCGGCGCGCAGCTGCTGGGCGCCGCCGAACTGGCCTTTAGCCCCGAGGAGACCCAGGCCTACCTGAGCGCGCGCGGTCACAAGGCCCACGGTCACACGGAGCCCGCCGCCGAGCTGCACGCCCACCTGGAAGGCTGGCCGGTGGGCGTGGCGCTGGTGGCCTCGGGGGCCGCGCCGCACCTCACGCCCGCCGACCTGCTGCGCGACGTGCTGCGCGCCCTGCCCGCCGCAGTGCGTGCGGCCCTGCCCGAAGCGGCGGTGCTGCCCGTGTGGTCCGAAGGCGCGGCCCAGGCGCTGGGCCTGGCCCTGCCCCCCGGCTGGCTGCGCGAGGTGCGGCGCGTGGGCGTGCCCCTCACCCCGCTGGGCGCGGGCAGCTGGCGGCCCCTGGCGCTGGTGCACGCCGCCCTGGACGCCGAACTGACCGCGCAGCCCGGGCGGGCCCAGCAACTGCACGCCCGCGCCGCCCAGGACGCCCAGGCCTCGGGCGATGGCCTGCGGGCGCTGCGCCACTGGCGGGCCGCCGGGAACCACCCCCAGGCCGCGCAGCTGGCCGAGGAGCTGGTGACGGTCTACGAGGCCCGCTGGGAATTCCGGCTGGTGCGCGAGGTGCTCGACGGCGGCCACGCTGGCGGCGGGGGGCCGGCGGAGACCAGCCGAACGCTGCGCCGCGCGCTGGGGCAGGCCCTGTTCGAAACCGGCGAGGCGGCGCGCGGCGAGGCCCTGCTGCGCGCCCTGTACGCCGAGAATGACAGCCCGGAGCCTGCCCTGCTGTTCTCGCTGGGCGTGCTGGCGGCGCGCGCCGGGCAGCCGGGGCACCAACTGGCCTGGGCCGAGGAAGGCCTGCGCGCGGGTCCTGCTGAACCTGACCACACGCGGCTGCTGCGCCTGAAAGCTTCGGCGCAGCTGGCGCTGGGGCAGTTGCAGGCGGGACTGGACACCGCCCTGGAGGCCGCCCGCCACGCCGAGCAGGGGCGCGCCCTGGGCGAACTGGGTGCGGCGCTGACCGTGGCACAGGCCGCCTACCGCTACCTGGGCCAGCCAGTGGCCTGCGAGCACGCCCTGCGCCGGGCGCTGGACGTCTACGCGGCGCTGGACATGCCCGGGCGCTCGCTGGTGCTGCACAATGATCTGGCCGACCTGCTGCGCACCCAGGGCCGACTGGGCGAGGCGCTGGGCCTGCTGCGCGCCGCCCTGCCGGTGGCGGCGCGCGAACGCAGCGTGATGGCGCCCTTCCTGCACGAAACGCTGGGCGAGGTGCTGTTCGAGCAGGGTGACTGGGCGGGCTCGGCCGCGCAGGTGCAGGCGGCGCTGGAAGGCTGCGCGGCCTTTGGGCTGGGGGCCCTGCCGCCCCGGCTGTGGCCCAAACTGGCCGAGGTCCGCCTGCGCGCGGGCGACCCCGGCGGCGCCGCCGAGGCCCTGGCCTGGGGCGAACTGTGCCTGGGGGCTGGCGGCCCCGAAGCCGAGTCGGCCTGGGCGCAGAGTGCGGCCCTGCTGGCGCTGGAGGAAGGCGACCTGCCCCGCGCCGAGGCGCAGCTGGCGCGCGTGCTGGCCCTGGCCGCGTCCGACGAAGCGGTGCGCCGCGCCGGGCTGTACGGGCTGGCGGTGCGCCAGCGCCAGGGCACGCTGCTCCCGGGCGACCTGCACACCCTGCCGGCCCTGCTGCGCGGTCTGCCCGGGGTGGACGCCGCCCTGGGCGCCGAACTGGCCCAGCAGCCGGCCACGCCGCTGCCCGCCGCCGCTCCAGCCGGGCCGGCCCTGAGCGTGCGCACCTGCGGGGCGCTGGCGGTCCGCGTGGACGGCGAGGCGGTGCCCATGCCGCTCAGCAAGTCCGGCGAACTGCTGGTCTACCTCGCGCTGCACGGCCCCAGCACCCGTGACCAGCTGGTAGACGCCCTGTGGGACGGCTCGGCCGAGCGGCGGCATGTGGAGTACTTCAAGGTGGCCGCCCGGCAGCTGCGCGCGGCCCTCAGTCGCCCCGCCGGGGTCACCTTCAACCCCCTGCCCTTCGAGGGGGGCCGCTACGGCCTGGCCCCCGAATTCGCTCTGGCGGTGGACGTGAGCACCCTGCGCCGCGCCCTGGACGGCGGCGACCCTGAAGCGCTGCAGGCCGCCTTTGCCACGCTGCAAGGCCCTTTTCTGCCCGAGGTGGACACCGAATGGGCCGAACTGCGCCGCACCGAGTACAGCGGCGACGCCCTGACGGCCGCCCTCACCCTGGGCGAATGGCTGCGGGCCCGCGAGCCCCGCGCTGCGCTGCCCCTGTACCGGCAGGCCACCGTGCTGGACCCGCTCGCCACCGCCGCGTGGCAGGGGCTGGCCCGCACCCTGCTGGGCCTGGGCGAGCGCACGGCCGCCCAGCAGACCTACGCCCAGTACTGCCGCACGCTGGCCCAGGAACTGGCCGCCGAGCCCGAATTGCCCTTCGACGCCTTCGTGCAGGCCGGGGTTTAG
- a CDS encoding RsmD family RNA methyltransferase codes for MSLRILGGTAKGRALQVPDSARPSGARVRKSLFDLLAARAPGGTFLDLHGGSGAIGLEAASRGYAVTLVEKDARAVKALEANARALALRARILRGDALGLLPRLGRFDIVFSDPPYEADIPALTLKLLASDVVGSGGLLVCQHPDRLGLPAHPGYVQEVREYGSNTLTLYERLPEEQEAAPEEA; via the coding sequence ATGAGTCTGCGCATTCTGGGCGGCACCGCCAAGGGCCGCGCGCTGCAGGTGCCGGACAGCGCCCGGCCCAGTGGCGCGCGGGTGCGCAAGAGCCTGTTTGACCTGCTCGCCGCGCGCGCGCCGGGTGGGACCTTCCTGGACCTGCACGGCGGCAGCGGCGCCATTGGCCTGGAGGCCGCCAGCCGGGGCTACGCGGTGACGCTGGTGGAAAAGGACGCCCGCGCAGTGAAGGCCCTGGAGGCCAACGCCCGCGCCCTGGCCCTGCGCGCCCGGATTCTCCGGGGCGACGCCCTGGGCCTGCTGCCCCGGCTGGGCCGCTTTGACATCGTGTTCAGTGACCCGCCCTACGAGGCCGACATTCCGGCCCTGACCCTGAAGCTGCTGGCGAGCGACGTGGTGGGCAGCGGCGGCCTGCTGGTGTGCCAGCACCCGGACCGCCTGGGCCTGCCGGCGCACCCAGGCTACGTGCAGGAGGTGCGCGAGTACGGCAGCAACACCCTGACCCTGTATGAGCGCCTGCCGGAAGAACAGGAGGCAGCACCCGAGGAGGCGTAA
- a CDS encoding DUF3248 domain-containing protein has protein sequence MTADPPGTPAPIPPELARALEALGGQLVWRMGKDEASDDVVVRLGFASATPRFAHLPRLRSAADAELQAALAENRVVIEWVE, from the coding sequence ATGACCGCCGACCCACCGGGCACCCCGGCCCCCATCCCGCCCGAACTGGCGCGGGCGCTGGAAGCGCTGGGCGGGCAGCTGGTGTGGCGCATGGGCAAGGACGAGGCCAGCGACGACGTGGTGGTGCGCCTGGGCTTCGCCTCGGCCACGCCGCGCTTTGCCCACCTGCCCCGGCTGCGCAGCGCCGCCGACGCCGAACTGCAGGCCGCCCTGGCGGAAAACCGTGTGGTGATTGAGTGGGTGGAGTGA
- a CDS encoding DUF3809 domain-containing protein, whose protein sequence is MSGWSEAGRLIVEAAQAFTVPWPGPHEAALAFVRDPARALAHVRFLRGLQAGEGEVRGELVVPLPGLGNVDLPFSSALQLTPAGADLCPQPVAHERAWVEVAGQAQVQGAEVQFAFQFRAHLQTPDAQGWGGAAFEKMVRAAAGRTLERVARELPAALAQAAVAAQNS, encoded by the coding sequence TTGAGTGGGTGGAGTGAGGCGGGCCGCTTGATCGTCGAAGCGGCGCAGGCCTTTACCGTGCCCTGGCCGGGCCCCCACGAGGCGGCGCTGGCCTTTGTACGTGACCCGGCGCGGGCCCTGGCCCATGTGCGCTTCCTGCGGGGGCTGCAGGCCGGGGAAGGCGAGGTGCGCGGCGAACTGGTGGTGCCGCTGCCGGGCCTGGGCAACGTGGACCTGCCGTTTTCCAGCGCCCTTCAGCTGACCCCGGCTGGGGCCGACCTGTGCCCGCAGCCTGTGGCGCACGAGCGGGCCTGGGTGGAGGTGGCCGGGCAGGCGCAGGTGCAGGGCGCCGAGGTGCAGTTTGCCTTTCAGTTCCGGGCCCACCTGCAGACCCCGGATGCCCAGGGCTGGGGCGGGGCCGCCTTTGAAAAGATGGTGCGGGCGGCGGCCGGGCGCACTCTGGAACGGGTGGCGCGCGAGTTACCTGCGGCACTGGCCCAGGCCGCAGTGGCAGCGCAGAACAGCTGA
- a CDS encoding GNAT family N-acetyltransferase — protein MVNTAALAPPAVLNTARLRLVPMGPEHLDGMMEGLQDREFQRLTGTHEHFTRLQVARFLEQITAATDRADWAILRASDDLYLGEVVLNQLDAHNCSMNFRIALNSPAQVGQGYGTEATCAVVAYGFGLVGLRRISLGVYAFNPRARRVYEKCGFVHEGTERSALYWQGEWVDQHRMAILSTDPRPQATAPSTAEAR, from the coding sequence ATGGTCAATACCGCTGCGCTGGCCCCACCCGCCGTGCTGAACACTGCCCGGCTCCGCCTGGTGCCTATGGGACCAGAACACCTGGATGGCATGATGGAAGGCTTGCAGGACAGAGAATTTCAGCGGCTTACCGGTACCCACGAGCACTTCACCCGCCTGCAGGTTGCGCGCTTCCTGGAACAGATCACTGCGGCGACGGACCGGGCTGACTGGGCCATCCTGCGCGCGTCGGATGACCTGTATCTGGGCGAGGTCGTGCTGAACCAGCTGGACGCCCATAACTGCAGCATGAATTTCCGCATCGCTCTGAACAGTCCGGCCCAGGTGGGTCAAGGCTACGGCACCGAGGCCACCTGCGCCGTGGTGGCGTATGGCTTCGGGTTAGTGGGGCTGCGCCGCATCAGCCTGGGGGTGTACGCCTTCAACCCCCGCGCCCGGCGGGTGTACGAGAAGTGCGGATTTGTTCATGAGGGCACTGAGCGGAGCGCGCTGTACTGGCAAGGCGAGTGGGTGGACCAGCACCGCATGGCCATCCTGTCCACCGATCCCCGCCCACAGGCCACCGCGCCAAGCACAGCAGAGGCCCGCTGA
- a CDS encoding histidine phosphatase family protein — translation MLITLVRHGQTAHNAAGRFQGWADIPLNDLGRAQAAALAGRLAAHPVRPTHLLSSDLGRALQTAAPLAGALGLPVQARTELREIHIGAWEGLTFAEIEAQDAGRFRQWPQVAAPQGESVADLTRRVGAALAGLELQPTDHAVVVTHGVVITALLCEWLGWDFGEAWAARRGLHHNTALSSLRWAGGAVQCEPLACAAHLESLAMGAG, via the coding sequence ATGCTGATCACCCTGGTGAGGCACGGCCAGACCGCCCACAACGCCGCTGGCCGCTTTCAGGGCTGGGCGGATATCCCCCTGAACGACCTGGGGCGGGCCCAGGCGGCGGCGCTGGCGGGGCGGCTGGCGGCCCACCCCGTGCGCCCCACCCACCTGCTGAGCAGCGACCTGGGCCGGGCGCTGCAGACGGCCGCGCCGCTCGCCGGGGCCCTGGGCCTGCCCGTGCAAGCACGCACCGAACTGCGCGAAATTCACATCGGTGCCTGGGAGGGGCTGACCTTCGCAGAGATTGAAGCGCAGGACGCGGGGCGCTTCCGGCAGTGGCCCCAGGTGGCCGCGCCCCAGGGCGAATCGGTGGCCGACCTGACGCGCCGGGTGGGTGCGGCCCTGGCCGGGCTGGAGCTGCAGCCCACCGACCACGCCGTGGTGGTCACGCACGGCGTGGTGATCACCGCGCTGCTGTGCGAGTGGCTGGGCTGGGATTTCGGGGAAGCCTGGGCGGCGCGGCGTGGCCTGCACCACAACACGGCCCTCAGCAGCCTGCGCTGGGCAGGTGGGGCCGTGCAGTGCGAACCGCTGGCCTGCGCCGCCCATCTGGAGAGCCTAGCGATGGGGGCCGGTTGA
- the rsfS gene encoding ribosome silencing factor, producing the protein MTQDPTIQHQLRAIVDAARERRAEDVVVLDLTDVSSTLEYFVICTATAGLQLNAVQENIREKAQAAGLPRPSVEGPSERWLLLAFGGSVVVHIMTKDAREYYDLEGLWSDARVLDFPEIHA; encoded by the coding sequence ATGACCCAAGACCCCACCATTCAGCACCAACTGCGCGCCATTGTGGACGCCGCCCGCGAACGCCGCGCCGAAGACGTGGTGGTGCTGGACCTGACCGATGTCAGCAGCACCCTGGAATACTTTGTGATCTGCACGGCCACGGCGGGACTGCAGCTCAACGCCGTGCAGGAGAACATCCGCGAAAAGGCCCAGGCCGCCGGCCTGCCCCGCCCCAGCGTGGAAGGCCCCAGCGAGCGCTGGCTGCTGCTGGCCTTTGGCGGCAGCGTGGTCGTGCACATCATGACCAAGGACGCCCGCGAGTACTACGACTTAGAAGGGCTGTGGAGCGACGCCCGCGTGCTGGACTTCCCCGAAATTCACGCCTGA
- a CDS encoding LCP family protein encodes MTPPLTPPRLAGLRALQAFGLTLSTLSLAAFALLSGAGPVSAAPVAGGQAPHFTVLIAGRDIVYCYYQQPCKNQDQRTGLVQPPNTDTVMLVKVDGDQVRVLNIPRDTNVGPFDRFKSVAQQKVNSQYFAGGPEALTRAVETITGERVDSYVIVRTDYVARVIDALGGLDVTVPEGGIEWVDKAAGVDLKLAPGPHHLQGEEAVLFLRVRKGFGDDYGRIDHQKQALTQLAARLKSPQGLAALPTILGGIGNGVETNADPNLLAALRPYLGRLKLSFATLPTDEIPGTFNLAVSRERLAALWSGAPAAQAQPGARVRVVDASGAGLGEPLARALRALGYPEVALSPAPESKEASQVFTGEAVQDANLLAEALNLPRLQGERFPVSAGEVGVFLGQDARTALAALVGLKAAP; translated from the coding sequence GTGACGCCGCCCCTCACCCCACCGCGCCTGGCCGGGCTGCGCGCGCTGCAGGCCTTTGGCCTGACCCTGTCTACCCTGTCGCTGGCGGCCTTTGCGCTGCTCAGCGGGGCCGGGCCGGTGTCGGCCGCGCCGGTGGCCGGCGGGCAGGCGCCGCACTTCACGGTGCTGATCGCCGGGCGCGACATCGTGTACTGCTACTACCAGCAGCCCTGCAAGAATCAGGACCAGCGCACCGGCCTGGTGCAGCCCCCCAACACCGACACCGTGATGCTGGTGAAGGTGGACGGTGACCAGGTGCGGGTGCTGAACATTCCACGCGACACCAACGTGGGCCCCTTTGACCGCTTCAAGTCCGTGGCCCAGCAGAAGGTGAACAGCCAGTATTTCGCGGGCGGTCCTGAAGCCCTCACGCGCGCTGTGGAAACCATTACCGGTGAGCGGGTGGACTCGTACGTGATCGTGCGCACCGACTACGTGGCCCGGGTGATAGACGCCCTGGGCGGCCTGGACGTCACGGTGCCCGAAGGCGGGATTGAGTGGGTGGACAAGGCGGCGGGCGTGGACCTGAAGCTGGCCCCCGGCCCCCACCACCTGCAGGGCGAGGAAGCCGTGCTGTTTCTGCGCGTGCGCAAAGGCTTTGGGGACGACTACGGCCGCATTGACCACCAGAAGCAGGCCCTGACCCAGCTGGCCGCGCGCCTGAAATCTCCGCAGGGCCTCGCGGCGCTGCCCACCATTCTGGGCGGCATTGGCAATGGCGTGGAAACCAACGCCGATCCCAACCTGCTGGCGGCGCTGCGCCCCTACCTGGGCCGCCTGAAGCTGAGCTTTGCCACTCTGCCCACCGACGAGATTCCCGGCACCTTCAACCTCGCGGTGAGCCGCGAGCGGCTCGCGGCGCTGTGGAGCGGCGCCCCGGCGGCCCAGGCCCAGCCGGGCGCCCGCGTGCGCGTGGTGGACGCCAGCGGGGCCGGGCTGGGCGAGCCGCTCGCCCGCGCCCTGCGCGCCCTGGGCTACCCCGAAGTGGCCCTCAGCCCGGCCCCCGAGAGTAAGGAGGCCAGTCAGGTGTTTACCGGCGAGGCAGTGCAGGACGCCAACCTGCTGGCCGAGGCCCTGAACCTGCCCCGCTTGCAGGGCGAGCGCTTTCCGGTGTCGGCGGGCGAGGTGGGGGTGTTCCTGGGTCAGGACGCCCGCACCGCCCTGGCCGCCCTCGTGGGCCTGAAGGCCGCGCCCTAG
- the yqeK gene encoding bis(5'-nucleosyl)-tetraphosphatase (symmetrical) YqeK: MVRPRRYEHVLRVAELAAQIARANGLDDMRAYAAGILHDIARDLPDGELLRLAPPECEIDAAHPLALHGRAARTLLERWGYQDRVVLEAVEDHTTGPRGGNPVSACVYIADVSEPGRGVNHDIRELALRDLGAALERAIVSKVTYLQGRGIQVHPRTLQAYHALPCVAQAGAAPDSPPPALRLDS, translated from the coding sequence ATGGTCAGGCCACGGCGCTACGAACACGTGCTGCGCGTGGCCGAACTGGCCGCGCAGATTGCCCGTGCCAACGGCCTGGACGACATGCGCGCCTACGCGGCGGGCATCCTGCATGACATCGCCCGCGATCTGCCGGACGGCGAACTGCTGCGCCTCGCGCCCCCCGAATGCGAGATTGACGCCGCGCACCCGCTGGCGCTGCATGGCCGCGCGGCCCGCACCCTGCTGGAGCGCTGGGGCTACCAGGACCGGGTGGTGCTGGAAGCCGTGGAAGACCACACCACCGGCCCGCGCGGCGGCAATCCGGTGTCGGCCTGCGTGTATATCGCGGACGTCTCTGAACCCGGGCGCGGCGTGAACCATGACATCCGCGAACTGGCGCTGCGGGACCTGGGTGCGGCGCTGGAACGGGCCATCGTCTCGAAAGTGACCTACCTGCAGGGGCGCGGCATTCAAGTGCACCCGCGCACCCTGCAGGCCTACCACGCGCTGCCGTGTGTGGCCCAGGCCGGCGCAGCCCCCGATTCGCCCCCGCCCGCCCTGCGCCTGGATTCGTGA
- a CDS encoding CdaR family protein, whose protein sequence is MSAPRLARLRRWLSPRYAWARFTHNLGPKLLALGVSLTLWFVATADRRANVTQGFDVPVTVRDTTGSGEEKRATSNLSPASVRVILSGRPERLRELDPGSVEAVVDVTGIPEGSFTQPVTVTPPTGTAVQRLTPTRVQGFVDTQVQRTLPVTLSVTSPPESSVPRYVVSPTEASVTGAGRVLGTVARLVTSPAALAAGGEQEVALIALDRSGRPVSGVTVRPSTVTVRRLDTGELPVKTVPVVLNTPPRTLRVVAVSLQPSTVRVVAAPELLARLREVSGTVTYRAGTYTVPVQLSVPAGAQALETVSVRLTVEARPAPTPPAP, encoded by the coding sequence GTGAGCGCGCCCCGGCTGGCCCGGCTGCGGCGCTGGCTCAGCCCGCGCTACGCCTGGGCGCGCTTTACCCACAACCTGGGGCCCAAGCTGCTGGCGCTGGGCGTGTCGCTGACCCTGTGGTTCGTGGCCACCGCCGACCGCCGCGCCAACGTGACCCAGGGCTTCGACGTGCCGGTGACGGTGCGCGACACCACCGGCAGCGGCGAGGAGAAACGCGCCACCAGCAACCTCAGCCCGGCCTCGGTGCGGGTGATTCTCTCCGGGCGCCCGGAGCGCCTGCGGGAACTGGACCCGGGCAGTGTGGAGGCCGTGGTGGACGTGACCGGCATTCCCGAGGGCAGCTTCACCCAGCCCGTGACCGTGACCCCACCCACCGGCACAGCCGTGCAGCGCCTGACCCCCACCCGGGTGCAGGGCTTCGTGGACACCCAGGTGCAGCGCACCCTGCCGGTCACCCTCAGCGTGACCTCGCCCCCTGAATCCAGCGTGCCGCGCTACGTGGTCTCCCCCACCGAGGCCAGCGTGACTGGCGCCGGGCGCGTGCTGGGCACGGTGGCCCGGCTGGTCACCAGTCCGGCGGCGCTGGCGGCGGGCGGCGAGCAGGAGGTGGCCCTGATTGCCCTGGACCGCAGCGGACGGCCCGTGTCTGGGGTCACGGTGCGGCCCTCGACCGTCACGGTGCGGCGCCTGGACACCGGCGAGCTGCCGGTCAAGACCGTGCCGGTGGTGCTGAACACCCCGCCGCGCACCCTGCGCGTGGTGGCGGTCAGCCTGCAGCCCAGCACCGTGCGCGTGGTGGCCGCCCCCGAACTGCTCGCGCGTCTGCGCGAGGTTTCGGGCACCGTGACCTACCGCGCCGGCACGTACACCGTGCCCGTGCAGCTCTCGGTGCCCGCCGGGGCCCAGGCCCTGGAAACGGTGAGCGTGCGCCTGACGGTCGAAGCCCGCCCCGCCCCCACCCCCCCCGCACCGTGA